GAACATCCTAATGCTAAGAAGAAGATTGCTAAGCAAGCATTAGAATTGATTGAAGATGGAGATACAATTATCTTAGATGCAGGAACTACTACTACTGAATTGGCTAGATTATTAGAAGAACTTTCAGATCTAACAATTGTAACTAATGCTACTAATATAGCTTTAGAATTATCTACAAGTAAACATCAGATAATTTTAACTGGAGGAATCTTAAAGAAAAAAACTTTAGCCATGGTTGGACCAATTGCAGAGTTAAACTTAAGAAATCTTAATCCAGATAAAGTTTTTTTAGGTGCTAATGGAATAACATTAAGTGATGGCCTAACAACTCCAGATTTAGTAGAAGCTAATACTAAAAAGGCGATGCTGGAACGAGCCAAAGAAGTAATTATACTAGCAGATCATAGTAAATTTGGAGAGACTGCTTTTGTTAAAATAGCAGAAATTAAAGATATAGATACAATTATAACTGATAGAGATTTAAATAGAGAAACCTTAAAGAAATTTAAAGATAATGTAGAAATTATCCTAGCTTAGGAGGTGAAAATATGATTATAACTTTAACTCTTAATCCTGCTGTAGATAAGACAGTTAAAATATCAAAATTTACATTAGGTACTTTAAATAGAATTAAAGCAGTTAGAAAAGATGCTGGAGGTAAAGGAATTAATGTTTCAAAGGTAATATCTGAGCTAGGTGGAGAAACTAAAGCATTTGGCTTTATAGGAGGTAGCAGTGGAGGTTTCATCAAAGAAAGTTTAAGCAAATTAAGTATTTATCATAATTTTACTCTGGTAAAGGATGATACTCGTACTAATTTAAAAATAATAGATATAAATAATAAGCAAGAAACTGAAGTGAATGAACCTGGCCCACAGATCACTAATATTGAATTATGTAAATTGGAAAAAGATTTATTAGATAGTATAGATCAGAATGACTTAATCATTATGGGTGGAAGTTTACCTCAAGGCCTTCCTCAAAACACTTATGCTAGTCTAATAGAAGAAGTTCAAAGTAAAGGAGCTAAGGTGATTTTGGACACCTCTAATAAACCTCTAATAGAAGGATTAAAGGCTAAACCATATCTAGTTAAGCCTAATTTAGATGAATTAGAGACTTTATTTAATAAAAGACTAGATAGTATTGATAAGATTGTAGAATCAGGGAAAAAATTATATCAACAAGGGATTAAGATTGTAGTTATCTCTCTTGGTGGTGAAGGTTCGATTGTAATTAGTAAAGAGGGAGTCTGGAAGATAAGACCTCCTAAAGTCAAAGTGGCAAGCACAATAGGAGCAGGAGATACTTTGGTGGGTTCTCTTTCCTTAAAGTTAAATGAAGGAGTAGATTTAAAAGAGGCCTTGCTTTATGCTACAGCTGCTAGTGCTAGTACTGTTACTAAAGCAGGAACTCAGATTTGCAGTAAAGAAGAGGTAAAGAATTTAGTTAAAGAGGTTGAAATAGAAATTTTAGAATAAAGGAGTGAGCATTGAATGAAGATTAGTAATTTAATGAGTAAAGATTTAATTAAGCTTAAATTAGATAGTAATACTAAGAATGAAGTTTTATCAGAAATGGTAGATCTTTTAGACCAAGCTGAAAGAATTACTTCAAAAGAAGATTTCTACCAGACTATTTTGGAGAGGGAAGAAAAAAGTACGACTGGAGTGGGAAATGGAGTTGCCATACCTCATGGTAAGAGTAGTGTAGTAAAAGAGCCTACACTAGTATTTGCTAAATCAGAGGAAGGTGTTGAATTTGGAAGTTTTGATGATAAACCAGCCAAAATCTTCTTTATGATTGCAGTACCTGAAGGTAAAAATGATGATCATTTAAAGGTATTAGCTAAATTATCAAGGAAATTGATGCATGCTGATTTTAGAGAAGCTTTATTATCTGTTGATACAAAAGAGGAATTGTTAAAAGTAATTGAAGAGAATGAATAACAGCTGAGATAGAGATTTATTAAATTGACATAGGGCAGATTTCATGTATAAGTTTTATAAGAACCCCCTATTATAATATCTTCATCGGAGAGGGTATTAGATATGGAGTCTGCTTAATATAAATTATTATCTTAAAAGGGGGAAATACAATGAAAATATTAGCTGTAACTGCTTGTCCAACTGGTGTAGCTCATACTTATATGGCTGCTGAGGCTTTAGAAGGAGCTGCAAAGGAGAAAGGAATAGATATTAAGGTAGAGACTAGAGGTTCTGTTGGAGTAGAAAATGCTTTAACTACAGAAGATATTAAAGAAGCAGAAGCAATTATTGTTGCTGCTGATACCGATGCAGATGTTGATCGTTTTAAAGGAAAACCTGTTGTATCTGTTCCTGTAGGAGATGCTATTAAAGATCCTAAAGGATTAATTGACAGAGCTTTAGATAAGGCTAAAGATTTTGAGCCACAAGAGGATTTATATTCTGATGTGGCAAAGCATAAGTCTGAAAGAAGAGAAGAAAGAAGTGGATTCTACAAGCACTTAATGAATGGTGTATCTAATATGTTACCTTTTGTTGTTGCTGGGGGATTGGCGATTGCTATATCATTTGTCTTTGGTATTAAGGCTTTTGAACAAGAAGGGACATTGGCTGCAGCATTGATGCAAATTGGTGGTGGAACAGCATTTGCTTTGATGATTCCAGTATTAGCAGGATTTATTGCTAGCTCTATTGCTGATCGACCTGGTTTTGCTCCTGGTATGGTTGGTGGTATGTTAGCTGCTAATATCGGTGCTGGTTTCTTAGGTGGTTTAGTAGCCGGTTTCTTAGCAGGTTATATTACTAAGTGGTTGAATGACACTATTAAGTTACCAAAGAATTTTCAAGGTTTAAAACCTGTATTGATTTTACCACTATTATCTGTTTTGATCGTAGGTTTATTAATGATC
This DNA window, taken from Orenia marismortui DSM 5156, encodes the following:
- a CDS encoding DeoR/GlpR family DNA-binding transcription regulator, which codes for MFAEERRDKIFELIKDGKAVAVNELCDIFNVSSSTIRRDLQQLEDSGLINRTHGGAVVAEGRKFEPSFIEKEKEHPNAKKKIAKQALELIEDGDTIILDAGTTTTELARLLEELSDLTIVTNATNIALELSTSKHQIILTGGILKKKTLAMVGPIAELNLRNLNPDKVFLGANGITLSDGLTTPDLVEANTKKAMLERAKEVIILADHSKFGETAFVKIAEIKDIDTIITDRDLNRETLKKFKDNVEIILA
- the pfkB gene encoding 1-phosphofructokinase; translated protein: MIITLTLNPAVDKTVKISKFTLGTLNRIKAVRKDAGGKGINVSKVISELGGETKAFGFIGGSSGGFIKESLSKLSIYHNFTLVKDDTRTNLKIIDINNKQETEVNEPGPQITNIELCKLEKDLLDSIDQNDLIIMGGSLPQGLPQNTYASLIEEVQSKGAKVILDTSNKPLIEGLKAKPYLVKPNLDELETLFNKRLDSIDKIVESGKKLYQQGIKIVVISLGGEGSIVISKEGVWKIRPPKVKVASTIGAGDTLVGSLSLKLNEGVDLKEALLYATAASASTVTKAGTQICSKEEVKNLVKEVEIEILE
- a CDS encoding PTS sugar transporter subunit IIA; amino-acid sequence: MKISNLMSKDLIKLKLDSNTKNEVLSEMVDLLDQAERITSKEDFYQTILEREEKSTTGVGNGVAIPHGKSSVVKEPTLVFAKSEEGVEFGSFDDKPAKIFFMIAVPEGKNDDHLKVLAKLSRKLMHADFREALLSVDTKEELLKVIEENE
- a CDS encoding PTS fructose transporter subunit IIC; this translates as MKILAVTACPTGVAHTYMAAEALEGAAKEKGIDIKVETRGSVGVENALTTEDIKEAEAIIVAADTDADVDRFKGKPVVSVPVGDAIKDPKGLIDRALDKAKDFEPQEDLYSDVAKHKSERREERSGFYKHLMNGVSNMLPFVVAGGLAIAISFVFGIKAFEQEGTLAAALMQIGGGTAFALMIPVLAGFIASSIADRPGFAPGMVGGMLAANIGAGFLGGLVAGFLAGYITKWLNDTIKLPKNFQGLKPVLILPLLSVLIVGLLMIYVLGTPMKNIMDGLTAWLQGMSGTNRVLLGLILGAMMAFDMGGPVNKAAYTFATGLLASKVYAPMAAVMAAGMVPPLGLALATFIAPKKFDNQQKEAGKAAAVLGISFITEGAIPFAAADPVKVIPSIMAGSAVTGALSMLFNATLRAPHGGIFTVFIPGAVGNVLMYAVSILVGTVVTALLISSLKDEVKA